The Strix aluco isolate bStrAlu1 chromosome 1, bStrAlu1.hap1, whole genome shotgun sequence genome has a window encoding:
- the LOC141929359 gene encoding uncharacterized protein LOC141929359: MAETGVVIPRDEEGIQNNSDDEDPFLNPDAVTASPSCSASPSLASLNEDKGNSAVPERLSVLSSKAVAQAKALTGPEMLSGGQAQRTASGLAEHHPTVVSASLGGSSYPVAVGNLQPVGIASLCSKSPCCDDDLSLEVLQVPRVPGRASEPRQAVTALPGTDAGGYHMQQAGRSAKGNMALCSVGRVIWMKTAKVMETLENKKKEEKEKYRLQLAMYRRLLLLRSIRSLHKQLEQQQARLEECYGTVINTKKAVLKHIGSTSPSPSL; this comes from the coding sequence ATGGCTGAGACAGGAGTTGTAATACCAAGAGATGAAGAGGGGATCCAAAATAACAGTGATGATGAAGACCCATTTCTGAATCCTGATGCTGTAACGGCATCCCCCAGTTGCTCTGCCAGCCCTTCGTTAGCCAGCCTTAATGAAGACAAGGGAAACTCAGCAGTGCCAGAAAGACTGTCTGTCCTCTCCAGCAAGGCCGTGGCCCAGGCAAAAGCCCTGACTGGCCCAGAGATGCTTAGTGGTGGCCAGGCACAGAGGACAGCCTCTGGGTTGGCTGAGCATCATCCAACAGTTGTAAGTGCATCGTTAGGTGGCTCATCATATCCTGTGGCAGTTGGtaacctgcagcctgtgggcaTTGCCTCCCTGTGCTCCAAAAGCCCCTGCTGTGATGACGACCTGAGTTTGGAGGTGCTGCAGGTCCCAAGGGTGCCTGGCAGGGCCAGCGAGCCCCGGCAGGCTGTCACTGCCCTGCCTGGAACTGATGCTGGAGGCTACCAcatgcagcaggcagggagaagtGCCAAGGGCAATATGGCCCTTTGCAGTGTGGGCCGGGTGATTTGGATGAAGACTGCGAAAGTAATGGAGactttagaaaataagaaaaaggaggaaaaggagaagtaCCGGCTCCAGCTAGCTATGTACCGACGGCTTCTGCTGTTGCGCTCAATCAGGAGCTTGCAtaagcagctggagcagcagcaggccaGATTGGAGGAATGCTACGGCACAGTAATAAATACCAAGAAAGCAGTGTTGAAACACATCGGCTCAACCTCGCCCTCACCTTCGCTGTAA